Proteins encoded in a region of the Leishmania panamensis strain MHOM/PA/94/PSC-1 chromosome 15 sequence genome:
- a CDS encoding hypothetical protein (TriTrypDB/GeneDB-style sysID: LpmP.15.1040): MLQETLAAARQRTDVFDSHSLIVQSRLRSTSNKPNAQALALTIKAAGSSSTGIDGASSDPGPIVRSPTKEKKSLFTDALLLRSGGGNNKRQQVGSSGSASSELAASTSSSSMMLAAVSEDSAGGGDAASANSRKVVVPFCVSNWQNRKKLIVPVEQRLAQQQDDRLDPDGGMGDAVMDLAVAMQQASKEVAAELAEKERVKAEEEERRQAALEAAEAEKARQLLEQKAAELAAHAQRRETREQRMERIRLERELREQEKLAKQQQRLRERAATRLNITVEDLEADEQLLRSVEEASVYSKSSGGAAGSADPTAAPLFKEKQGALGGVGGQATGNDGDDDGDGTVGGYRKPAVRGGVFASAVISNEGIQREMQALAEAEGQQPQHHDGIRLREDDEASAGDDDDYDSSSFELNQFVKKKQRL, encoded by the coding sequence ATGCTGCAAGAAACTCTGGCCGCGGCTCGCCAGAGAACAGATGTGTTTGACAGTCACAGCCTCATCGTGCAGAGCCGTCTCCGCTCCACATCAAACAAGCCAAACGCTCAGGCGCTCGCGCTGACGATCAAGGCGGcgggcagcagctccaccggcATTGATGGGGCATCGAGCGACCCGGGCCCCATTGTGCGCTCGCCaaccaaagaaaagaagtCCCTCTTTACagatgcactgctgctgcgctccggcggcggcaacaatAAGAGGCAGCAGGTGGGCAGTAGCGGCAGTGCATCCAGCGAACTGGCTGCAAGCACATCGTCTTCATCAATGATGCTGGCGGCGGTCTCCGAGGACagcgccggtggtggtgacgccgCCTCGGCCAATAGCCGCAAGGTAGTGGTCCCGTTCTGCGTGAGCAACTGGCAGAATCGGAAGAAGCTCATCGTTCCGGTGGAGCAGCGTCTTGCCCAGCAGCAGGATGACCGACTGGATCCCGACGGCGGCATGGGTGACGCCGTGATGGACCTGGCGGTGGCAATGCAGCAAGCATCGAaggaggtggcagcggagctggcagagaaggagagagtgaaagcagaggaggaagagcgccgGCAGGCCGCActggaggcagcggaggcggagaaggcgcgtCAACTGCTCGAGCAGAAGGCGGCTGAGCTCGCCGCTCATGCCCAGCGCAGGGAGACGCGGGAGCAGCGGATGGAGCGCATTCGCCTGGAGCGAGAGCTgcgagagcaagagaagcttgcgaagcagcagcaacgactgCGCGAGCGGGCCGCCACGAGGCTAAATATCACTGTAGAGGATCTGGAGGCGGATGAGCAGCTGTTACGATCCGTGGAAGAGGCTTCTGTATACTccaagagcagcggcggtgctgcgggctCAGCCGACCCTACAGCGGCGCCATTGTTCAAGGAAAAGCAAGGGGCACTCGGAGGAGTCGGCGGTCAAGCAACCGGCAatgacggcgatgacgatggCGATGGCACTGTGGGCGGTTACCGGAAGCCCGCCGTGCGCGGTGGCGTCTTCGCGAGTGCGGTAATCAGTAACGAGGGCATTCAACGTGAGATGCAGGCACTCGCCGAAGCGGAAGGGCAGCAACCGCAGCATCACGATGGCATTCGTCTGCGCGAGGACGACGAAGCGAGTGccggcgacgatgacgactaTGATAGCAGCAGCTTCGAGCTCAACCAATTTGTCAAGAAAAAGCAACGCTTATGA
- a CDS encoding tryparedoxin peroxidase (TriTrypDB/GeneDB-style sysID: LpmP.15.1050), with product MSCGNAKMNEPAPAFEETALMPNGAFKKISLASYKGKWVVLFFYPLDFSFVCPTEIIQFSDSIKRFNELDCEVMSCSMDSEYAHLQWTLQERKKGGLGPMEIPMLADKTKCICRAYGVLDEKKGVAYRGLFIIDPKGILRQIIVNDMPVGRNVEEVLRLLEALQFVEKHGEVCPANWKKGDATMKPERQASIEGYFSTV from the coding sequence ATGTCCTGCGGTAACGCCAAAATGAACGAGCCTGCGCCGGCCTTCGAGGAGACGGCGCTCATGCCCAACGGCGCCTTCAAGAAGATCAGCCTCGCCTCCTACAAGGGCAAGTGGGTCGTGCTCTTCTTCTACCCGCTTGACTTCAGCTTCGTGTGCCCGACAGAGATCATCCAGTTCTCCGACAGCATAAAGCGCTTCAACGAGCTTGACTGCGAGGTCATGTCGTGCTCTATGGACAGCGAGTACGCGCACCTGCAGTGGACGCTGCAGGAACGCAAGAAGGGCGGCCTCGGCCCCATGGAGATCCCGATGCTGGCCGACAAGACCAAGTGCATCTGTCGTGCCTACGGCGTGCTGGATGAGAAGAAGGGCGTTGCCTACCGCGGCCTCTTTATCATCGACCCCAAGGGGATCCTGCGCCAGATCATTGTCAACGACATGCCGGTGGGCCGcaacgtggaggaggtgctgcgcctgctggagGCTCTTCAGTTCGTGGAGAAGCACGGCGAGGTGTGCCCCGCCAACTGGAAGAAGGGCGATGCCACAATGAAACCGGAGCGACAGGCGTCCATTGAGGGCTACTTCAGCACGGTGTAG
- a CDS encoding developmentally regulated protein, putative (TriTrypDB/GeneDB-style sysID: LpmP.15.1060): protein MTVFWLEQWWKRKDHRKIRGARGARFASLRFHGAFILSVVVLVEYVFRSTDGFTARRATCPPVLAPPPLPTSLGYSMTSEMPHLRSLELEREAPPHLPRSSSLDFKTLRGEGRPPG, encoded by the coding sequence ATGACCGTGTTTTGGCTGGAGCAGTGGTGGAAGCGCAAGGACCACCGTAAGATTCGCGGTGCACGCGGCGCACGCTTTGCCTCGCTGCGCTTCCACGGCGCCTTCATCCTCAGCGTTGTCGTGCTGGTCGAGTATGTGTTCCGGTCGACGGACGGCTTCACAGCGCGGCGCGCCACGTGTCCGCCagtgctggcgccgccgccgctgcccacaTCGCTCGGGTACTCGATGACGAGCGAGATGCCGCACTTGAGGTCGCTTGAGCTAGAACGTGAGGCCCCGCCACACCTACCGCGGAGCAGCTCCCTCGACTTCAAGACCCTCCGGGGGGAGGGCCGTCCACCAGGATGA
- a CDS encoding tryparedoxin peroxidase (TriTrypDB/GeneDB-style sysID: LpmP.15.1070): MSCGNAKMNEPAPAFEETALMPNGAFKKISLASYKGKWVVLFFYPLDFTFVCPTEIIQFSDSIKRFSELDCEVIACSVDSEYAHLQWTLQERKKGGLGPMEIPMLADKTKCICRAYGVLDEKKGVAYRGLFIIDPKGILRQITINDMPVGRNVEEVLRLLEAFQFVEKHGEVCPANWKKGDATMKPERQASIEGYFSKQ, encoded by the coding sequence ATGTCCTGCGGTAACGCCAAAATGAACGAGCCTGCGCCGGCCTTCGAGGAGACGGCGCTCATGCCCAACGGCGCCTTCAAGAAGATCAGCCTCGCCTCCTACAAGGGCAAGTGGGTCGTGCTCTTCTTCTACCCGCTTGACTTCACCTTCGTGTGCCCGACAGAGATCATCCAGTTCTCCGACAGCATAAAGCGCTTCAGCGAGCTTGACTGCGAGGTCATCGCGTGCTCTGTGGACAGCGAGTACGCGCACCTGCAGTGGACGCTGCAGGAACGCAAGAAGGGCGGCCTCGGCCCCATGGAGATCCCGATGCTGGCCGACAAGACCAAGTGCATCTGTCGTGCCTACGGCGTGCTGGATGAGAAGAAGGGCGTTGCCTACCGCGGCCTCTTTATCATCGACCCCAAGGGGATCCTGCGCCAGATCACCATCAACGACATGCCGGTGGGCCGcaacgtggaggaggtgctgcgcctgctggagGCTTTTCAGTTCGTGGAGAAGCACGGCGAGGTGTGCCCCGCCAACTGGAAGAAGGGCGATGCCACAATGAAACCGGAGCGACAGGCGTCCATTGAGGGCTACTTCAGCAAGCAGTAA
- a CDS encoding hypothetical protein (TriTrypDB/GeneDB-style sysID: LpmP.15.1080) yields the protein MATAADYVGKNCPYCGAVDSIETDEARGEAACVNCATVVAMGLEESVATRFEKDATHADVDRGGDADWDVENGGAIGRATAKNAGLTREEAAACAAGLLRCPMTAVQGTNAGPFGDTAKYAKTRLHPRMSAQLEVFFRLSRRYDEAILRDAIALAKHFVGFRRERGVRVEHQTEVAAASLMLASERLGQPIPLSEMRVLDGTLKDIESRRLEIIDATNLREEMAQMAKKYVPNLIHYYVQLLQLPLINYEMPCLALFHAIRQCESKSDPGASELAVFVEAEKVIMAVLLARTEPRLQWPNKPLPPTDPSAEPSRATLYSSFASNAHLQPVRVEKLMRVAERAVPLIQPEFNRLMQMREFTTAAVRAVGEAVVNAFVKTEEYKSTAPVKSESMPASAPSAPNSAGAGRKRNRSCSPTPPAPLSPALQDG from the coding sequence ATGGCCACGGCAGCAGACTACGTTGGCAAGAACTGCCCCTACTGCGGGGCCGTGGATAGTATCGAGACGGACGAGGCACGCGGCGAGGCGGCCTGCGTTAACTGTGCCACTGTAGTGGCAATGGGCCTCGAGGAGAGCGTGGCAACGCGCTTCGAGAAGGACGCAACGCACGCGGACGTCGACCggggcggcgacgccgactGGGACGTGGAGAACGGCGGCGCCATTGGCCGTGCGACGGCGAAGAATGCAGGTTTAACCCGGGAAGAAGCGGCCGCATGTGCGGCGGGCCTTTTGCGGTGTCCCATGACTGCCGTGCAGGGCACCAACGCGGGCCCGTTCGGTGACACAGCCAAGTACGCGAAGACAAGGCTGCACCCCCGAATGTCGGCACAACTGGAGGTTttctttcgcctctctcgccgctACGACGAGGCCATCTTGCGCGACGCCATTGCCTTGGCGAAGCACTTCGTTGGCTTTCGCCGAGAGCGTGGCGTGCGAGTCGAGCATCAGacagaggtggcagcggcgtcccTGATGCTGGCGTCCGAGCGCCTGGGGCAGCCTATCCCGTTGAGCGAGATGCGCGTGTTGGACGGGACACTCAAGGATATCGAGTCCCGGCGCCTGGAGATCATTGATGCGACGAACCtgagggaggagatggcgcagATGGCAAAGAAGTACGTTCCGAATCTAATTCACTActacgtgcagctgctgcagctgcccctcATCAACTACGAGATGCCCTGCCTCGCGCTTTTCCACGCGATACGTCAGTGCGAAAGCAAGTCCGACCCCGGCGCGTCAGAGCTGGCGGTGTTCGTGGAAGCGGAGAAGGTGATCATGGCAGTGTTGCTGGCACGCACAGAGCCTCGGCTTCAGTGGCCAAACAAGCCACTGCCGCCCACCGACCCGAGTGCCGAGCCGTCACGGGCCACATTGTACAGCAGCTTCGCGTCCAACGCGCATCTGCAGCCGGTGCGCGTAGAGAAGCTAATGCGAGTGGCTGAGCGTGCGGTGCCACTGATCCAGCCCGAGTTCAACCGCCTGATGCAAATGCGAGAGTTCACAACGGCTGCCGTACGCGCAGTGGGTGAGGCCGTAGTGAACGCGTTCGTCAAAACGGAGGAGTACAAGTCCACCGCGCCAGTGAAGTCGGAGTCGATGCCGGCAAGCGCGCCGTCGGCACCAAACAGCGCTGGGGCTGGTCGAAAACGCAATCGCAGTTGCTCCCCTACTCCCCCTGCGCCACtgtcgccggcgctgcaggatGGATGA